The Gemmatimonadota bacterium genome has a segment encoding these proteins:
- a CDS encoding citrate synthase, producing the protein MASDTLTITDNRTGKQYEVPVTDETIHATALRQIKVNADDFGLMTYDPAFMNTAACRSAITFIDGDKGILRYRGYPIEQIAGQASFLEVAYLLSAGELPTHEQLAGWEHDIRFHTYVHTNIIKFLEGFRYDAHPMGMLLGAVGALSTFYPDAKDIHDPRNRYIQKVRLMAKLPTIASFCFRHARGLPYEFPRNDLDYIGNFVNMTFSIGGKHEPNPVLQRALEILLILHADHEQNCSTSAVRAVGSSGVDPFSAVSAGIAALYGPLHGGANEAVLRMLDEIGTKDRIPAFIEAVKNGGDRLMGFGHRVYKSYDPRAKLIKQVAYDVFQQTGLNPKLEIALELERIALEDKYFIDRKLYPNVDFYSGLIYQAMGYPTDYFTVLFALGRLPGWLAQWEEMITDKEQKIARPRQIYTGPDEREFVPLVMRK; encoded by the coding sequence ATTCACGCGACCGCGCTCCGCCAGATCAAGGTCAATGCCGACGACTTCGGCCTGATGACCTACGATCCGGCGTTCATGAACACGGCCGCCTGTCGCAGCGCGATCACCTTCATCGACGGCGACAAGGGGATCCTCCGCTACCGCGGCTACCCGATCGAGCAGATCGCCGGGCAGGCCTCGTTCCTGGAAGTGGCCTACCTCCTGAGTGCGGGGGAGCTGCCGACCCACGAGCAGCTGGCTGGCTGGGAGCACGACATCCGCTTCCACACCTACGTCCACACCAACATCATCAAGTTCCTGGAAGGGTTCCGCTACGACGCGCACCCGATGGGGATGCTGCTGGGGGCGGTCGGGGCGCTGTCGACGTTCTACCCCGATGCCAAGGACATTCACGACCCGCGCAACCGCTACATCCAGAAGGTTCGCCTGATGGCGAAGCTGCCGACAATCGCCTCGTTCTGCTTCCGCCATGCGCGCGGGCTCCCGTACGAGTTCCCGCGGAACGACCTCGATTACATCGGCAACTTCGTGAACATGACGTTCAGCATCGGCGGCAAGCATGAGCCCAATCCGGTGCTGCAGCGCGCCCTCGAGATCCTGCTGATCCTGCATGCCGACCACGAGCAGAACTGTTCGACGTCGGCGGTGCGCGCCGTGGGCTCTTCGGGGGTCGACCCGTTCTCGGCGGTCTCCGCGGGCATCGCCGCCCTCTACGGCCCGCTGCACGGCGGCGCCAACGAGGCCGTGCTCCGGATGCTCGACGAGATCGGCACCAAGGACCGCATCCCGGCGTTCATCGAAGCCGTCAAGAACGGCGGTGATCGCCTCATGGGCTTCGGCCACCGCGTGTACAAGTCGTATGACCCGCGCGCCAAGCTGATCAAGCAGGTGGCCTACGACGTCTTCCAGCAGACCGGCCTCAACCCGAAGCTCGAGATCGCCCTCGAACTCGAGAGGATCGCGCTCGAGGACAAGTACTTCATCGACCGCAAGCTCTACCCGAACGTCGACTTCTACTCGGGCCTGATCTACCAGGCGATGGGCTACCCGACCGACTACTTCACGGTGCTCTTCGCGCTCGGCCGCCTGCCGGGCTGGCTGGCGCAGTGGGAAGAGATGATCACCGACAAGGAGCAGAAGATCGCGCGGCCGCGGCAGATCTATACGGGCCCCGATGAGCGGGAGTTCGTGCCGTTGGTGATGCGGAAGTAG